One part of the Prionailurus bengalensis isolate Pbe53 chromosome B2, Fcat_Pben_1.1_paternal_pri, whole genome shotgun sequence genome encodes these proteins:
- the FOXQ1 gene encoding forkhead box protein Q1, with the protein MKLEVFGPRAAHGDKPGSDLEGAGGSDAPSPLSAAGDDSLGSDGDCAANSPAAGGSAEELAGGGERNAGCGPGAEEEVPAAVAAGHAEACAAGPGAGSGGGGEGARSKPYTRRPKPPYSYIALIAMAIRDSAGGRLTLAEINEYLMGKFPFFRGSYTGWRNSVRHNLSLNDCFVKVLRDPSRPWGKDNYWMLNPNSEYTFADGVFRRRRKRLSHRAAAPQPGLRPEEAAAHPAAAPPPPAPAAPTSPRARSPARHEGRASPAGKFSSSFAIDSILSKPFRSRRDGDAAPGARLPWGAAPCPPLPAYPALLPGASGGALLPMCAYSAAEPLLLSARGADAPPAAPPAVPHLLLAPLSASAPAKPFRGPAAGGGAHLYCPLRLPAALQASSAGGPGPHLPYPVETLLA; encoded by the coding sequence ATGAAGTTGGAGGTGTTCGGCCCCCGCGCGGCCCACGGGGACAAGCCAGGTAGTGACTTGGAGGGTGCCGGCGGCAGCGACGCACCATCTCCGCTGTCCGCAGCCGGCGACGATTCCTTGGGCTCGGACGGGGACTGCGCGGCCAACAGCCCGGCGGCGGGCGGCAGCGCCGAGGAGCTGGCGGGCGGCGGCGAGCGGAACGCAGGCTGCGGGCCAGGCGCTGAGGAGGAGGTCCCCGCAGCGGTGGCGGCGGGGCACGCGGAGGCCTGCGCAGCCGGGCCAGGTGCGGGGAGCGGGGGGGGCGGCGAGGGCGCGCGCAGCAAGCCGTACACGCGGCGGCCCAAGCCCCCGTACTCGTACATCGCGCTCATCGCCATGGCTATCCGCGACTCGGCTGGAGGGCGCCTGACGCTGGCCGAGATCAACGAGTACCTCATGGGCAAGTTCCCCTTCTTCCGCGGAAGCTACACGGGCTGGCGCAACTCCGTGCGCCACAACCTCTCACTTAACGACTGCTTCGTCAAGGTGCTGCGCGACCCCTCGCGGCCCTGGGGCAAGGACAACTACTGGATGCTCAACCCCAACAGCGAGTACACCTTCGCCGACGGGGTCTTCCGCCGCCGCCGCAAGCGCCTCAGCCACCGGGCGGCAGCCCCCCAACCAGGGCTTCGGCCAGAGGAGGCCGCGGCCCACCCCGCCGCTGCGCCCCCtccgcccgcgcccgccgccccgACTTCTCCCCGTGCGCGCTCGCCCGCCCGCCACGAGGGGCGCGCCAGCCCTGCGGGCAAGTTTTCCAGTTCTTTCGCCATAGACAGCATCCTAAGCAAGCCCTTCCGCAGCCGCCGAGACGGGGACGCAGCCCCTGGGGCGCGGTTGCCATGGGGCGCCGCACCCTGTCCGCCGCTCCCCGCCTATCCCGCGCTCCTCCCCGGAGCCTCCGGAGGGGCCCTGCTGCCGATGTGCGCTTACAGTGCGGCGGAGCCCTTGCTGCTGAGCGCGCGCGGAGCCGACGCACCGCCGGCCGCTCCACCCGCAGTGCCTCACCTCTTGCTTGCGCCCCTCTCTGCCTCGGCCCCCGCCAAGCCGTTTCGTGGCCCCGCGGCTGGCGGCGGCGCGCACCTGTACTGCCCCCTGCGGCTGCCCGCGGCGCTGCAGGCGTCCTCAGCCGGTGGCCCCGGCCCGCACCTGCCTTACCCAGTGGAGACGCTTCTGGCCTGA